The following are encoded in a window of Bacillus sp. SORGH_AS_0510 genomic DNA:
- a CDS encoding XtrA/YqaO family protein has product MEQIGRFAIVVCNGRARLSELPKHGETKIVTHQDKVKRVK; this is encoded by the coding sequence ATGGAACAAATAGGAAGATTTGCAATAGTGGTTTGTAATGGAAGGGCAAGGCTCTCTGAGTTGCCTAAACATGGTGAAACTAAAATTGTTACGCATCAGGACAAAGTAAAAAGGGTGAAATGA
- a CDS encoding sigma-70 family RNA polymerase sigma factor has product MLSRKDPAMDSFNQLVEQYNPMIHKIMHSLHLYRNLEEFYQTALIGLWEADKRFNPEKGSFTNYAYTYIKGKLLMELNQKNKDETMLTYPKEEYWETVQDHNPDTPFDAEILLSYCHGLTEKETKWVMGVILHDQTTKDLAVQENVSVSAVKQWKIGALQKLRKASELNHAF; this is encoded by the coding sequence ATGCTGTCCCGAAAGGATCCAGCAATGGATAGCTTTAATCAATTAGTCGAGCAGTATAACCCTATGATTCATAAAATCATGCACTCTCTTCATCTTTACCGCAACCTGGAGGAATTCTATCAAACAGCATTAATTGGCCTTTGGGAGGCAGACAAGCGCTTTAACCCAGAAAAGGGAAGCTTCACCAACTATGCATACACCTATATAAAAGGGAAACTCCTAATGGAACTGAACCAAAAGAATAAGGATGAGACCATGCTCACTTATCCAAAAGAAGAGTATTGGGAAACCGTACAGGACCACAATCCGGACACCCCTTTTGATGCTGAGATCCTGCTTTCTTATTGCCATGGACTGACAGAAAAAGAAACCAAATGGGTGATGGGTGTCATCCTTCATGATCAAACCACAAAGGATTTGGCGGTTCAAGAAAACGTGTCTGTTTCAGCCGTGAAGCAATGGAAGATAGGGGCATTACAGAAATTAAGAAAAGCCTCTGAACTAAACCATGCTTTCTAA
- a CDS encoding helix-turn-helix domain-containing protein has product MKDDKIIYIGEALKTIRKERGLSQEEVALGSELDRSYISEMERNLKSPSLTTIVKLSIVLEVTPEYLVKKATENIDFDTFLDSEDETE; this is encoded by the coding sequence TTGAAAGATGATAAGATCATTTATATTGGTGAAGCGTTAAAAACGATTAGAAAAGAACGTGGGCTATCCCAAGAGGAAGTGGCACTTGGAAGTGAACTGGATCGTTCCTACATAAGTGAAATGGAAAGAAACTTAAAAAGTCCCTCCCTCACAACCATTGTTAAGCTATCCATTGTCCTAGAAGTAACACCAGAGTACCTAGTCAAAAAAGCAACCGAGAATATCGATTTCGATACCTTCTTAGACAGCGAAGACGAAACAGAATAA
- a CDS encoding helix-turn-helix domain-containing protein produces the protein MKHRRKYFGKLLKKYRKAMAITQQDFASDCSLSISYVSKLERNIQEPSLGTIFIIASQLGIKASELIAQLENSDV, from the coding sequence ATGAAGCATAGAAGAAAATATTTTGGAAAATTACTAAAAAAGTATCGAAAGGCAATGGCCATCACTCAGCAAGACTTTGCTTCAGATTGTTCGCTCAGCATTTCCTATGTGAGTAAACTAGAAAGAAACATCCAAGAACCAAGCCTTGGAACCATCTTCATCATTGCCTCACAGCTAGGAATCAAAGCATCTGAACTCATCGCACAACTGGAAAATTCAGACGTATAA
- a CDS encoding competence protein ComK — protein sequence MTFQTFYLIDRNIIMMVGEYDANGRLCSRVMIGRESLLVERTPIQLMDDTLKYISYNLNGAYIGAKDILGDIRLCPVIVNPYQDVCLFPISSTQKDDCIWFNPQHIVKTKRIGYKTEVELSNGISIIVDLRLHSFNSRMQTALQLWKLSKDRGNTHNPMTFHHEPKKPHQLTKLKNGKYNFDTWHKKQG from the coding sequence ATGACATTTCAAACGTTTTATCTTATTGATCGGAATATTATTATGATGGTAGGAGAATATGACGCAAACGGCAGACTTTGTTCCCGCGTAATGATCGGCCGCGAGTCTCTATTAGTAGAAAGAACACCCATCCAACTAATGGACGATACATTAAAATACATAAGTTATAACCTAAACGGTGCCTATATAGGGGCCAAAGACATTCTTGGTGACATCCGATTATGCCCAGTAATCGTGAATCCTTATCAAGATGTATGTTTGTTCCCAATTAGCTCCACGCAAAAAGATGATTGTATCTGGTTTAACCCTCAGCATATTGTTAAAACGAAAAGGATTGGCTACAAGACGGAAGTAGAACTAAGTAATGGTATTTCTATCATTGTTGATTTAAGATTACATTCCTTTAATAGCAGAATGCAGACCGCCCTACAACTATGGAAGCTATCAAAAGATAGAGGCAACACCCATAACCCCATGACCTTTCACCACGAACCGAAAAAACCACATCAATTAACCAAACTGAAAAATGGCAAATACAACTTTGACACTTGGCATAAAAAGCAAGGCTAA
- a CDS encoding YolD-like family protein — translation MFVYNIIEVMMMAIRDRGIVKWQAAFQLPELAKTQRNFWRDTERTRKPIIDEHEAEEFDLRIAYAMEYGHAVKVAIWHDGFTHEVTGRVHYVDPLTKELRIEAKSGEFERIAFDSVVGVKVVS, via the coding sequence ATGTTTGTATATAATATTATTGAGGTGATGATGATGGCGATACGTGATCGAGGAATAGTAAAATGGCAGGCAGCTTTTCAATTGCCGGAACTAGCGAAGACTCAGCGGAATTTTTGGCGTGATACGGAACGGACTAGGAAGCCAATCATAGACGAGCATGAAGCGGAAGAGTTTGACTTGCGAATAGCTTATGCCATGGAATACGGCCATGCAGTGAAGGTTGCGATTTGGCATGACGGATTTACTCATGAGGTAACTGGCAGGGTGCATTACGTAGATCCATTAACCAAGGAGCTGCGCATAGAAGCAAAGTCTGGTGAATTTGAGCGTATAGCTTTTGATAGTGTTGTTGGGGTGAAGGTTGTTAGTTAA